The Spodoptera frugiperda isolate SF20-4 chromosome 9, AGI-APGP_CSIRO_Sfru_2.0, whole genome shotgun sequence genome contains a region encoding:
- the LOC118271177 gene encoding 3-oxoacyl-[acyl-carrier-protein] reductase FabG-like yields MFANKVVLVTGGSSGIGAAAVELFAKEGASVAFVGRNEAKLKDVSARLNQHGAKSLAIKADISKEEEAKTIVQRTVDKFGKLDVLVNNAAIFRVKSLLEPDILANYDETMNTNLRPVVQITSLAIPFLIASKGNIVNVSSVASTSSSVPGVMSYSISKAGLDHFTRFAALELAPSGVRVNSVNPGPVLTDIVIGSGLPANTLEEAGTQTPLGRSSEAEEIGDMIVYLASDKAKSITGSCYVIDNGFLLK; encoded by the coding sequence ATGTTTGCAAACAAAGTGGTACTAGTTACTGGTGGGAGCTCTGGTATTGGCGCGGCTGCCGTAGAATTATTTGCTAAAGAAGGAGCTTCTGTTGCATTCGTCGGAAGAAATGAAGCCAAACTAAAAGATGTATCAGCTCGACTCAATCAACATGGAGCTAAATCTCTAGCAATCAAAGCAGACATATCTAAAGAAGAAGAAGCAAAGACAATAGTCCAAAGAACAGTTGACAAATTCGGTAAACTAGACGTACTAGTCAACAATGCTGCTATATTCCGAGTAAAGAGTTTGTTGGAACCGGACATTTTAGCCAATTACGACGAAACTATGAACACTAATCTGCGACCTGTTGTACAGATTACGAGTCTAGCTATTCCTTTCCTCATTGCAAGTAAAGGTAATATAGTAAATGTGTCAAGTGTTGCATCAACATCATCTAGTGTGCCAGGAGTAATGTCGTACAGTATCTCAAAGGCTGGATTGGACCATTTCACAAGATTTGCTGCATTGGAATTAGCACCTTCAGGCGTTAGAGTTAACTCTGTAAATCCTGGACCAGTTTTAACTGATATTGTTATTGGATCTGGTCTTCCAGCTAATACTTTGGAAGAAGCTGGTACTCAAACACCATTGGGACGGTCTTCGGAAGCTGAAGAGATTGGGGATATGATAGTGTATTTGGCTAGTGATAAGGCGAAGAGTATTACTGGCTCGTGTTACGTTATTGATAATGGTTTTCTTTTAAAGTAG